A single Paracoccus pantotrophus DNA region contains:
- the ilvD gene encoding dihydroxy-acid dehydratase, with the protein MPAYRSRTTTHGRNMAGARGLWRATGVKNSDFGKPIIAIVNSFTQFVPGHVHLKDLGQMVAREVEAAGGIAKEFNTIAVDDGIAMGHDGMLYSLPSRELIADSVEYMVNAHCADAMVCISNCDKITPGMLMAAMRLNIPAIFVSGGPMEAGKVTLGDGRKVSLDLVDAMVAAADDKVSDADLAAIEEAACPTCGSCSGMFTANSMNCLSEALGLSLPGNGSTLATHALRKTLFLEAGRRIVEVTRRHYEQDDASVLPRAIASKAAFRNAMSLDIAMGGSTNTVLHLLAIAQEGGVDFTMDDIDALSRRVPCLCKVAPNTANVHMEDVHRAGGIMAILGELDRAGLIDRDCPTVHAPTIGAAIDQWDIARSNDPQARELFLAAPGGVPTQVAFSQATLWPDLDLDREKGVIRSAKAPFSKDGGLAVLKGNIAPDGCIVKTAGVDESILVFSGKAKVYESQDAAVSGILTGKVEAGDVVVIRYEGPKGGPGMQEMLYPTSYLKSKGLGKACALITDGRFSGGTSGLSIGHVSPEAAAGGTIGLVRDGDLIEIDIPNRSIRLAVPEDELAARRAEQDAKGWKPAQPRQRQVSAALRVYAQFAASADKGAVRILPE; encoded by the coding sequence AAGCCGATCATCGCCATCGTGAACAGCTTCACCCAGTTCGTGCCGGGCCATGTGCATCTGAAGGATCTGGGCCAGATGGTCGCCCGCGAGGTCGAGGCGGCCGGCGGCATCGCCAAGGAATTCAACACCATCGCGGTCGATGACGGCATCGCCATGGGCCATGACGGGATGCTCTATTCCCTGCCCTCGCGCGAATTGATCGCCGACTCGGTCGAATACATGGTCAACGCGCATTGCGCCGACGCCATGGTCTGCATCTCGAACTGCGACAAGATCACGCCGGGCATGCTGATGGCGGCGATGCGGCTGAACATCCCGGCGATCTTCGTCTCGGGCGGGCCGATGGAGGCGGGCAAGGTCACGCTGGGCGACGGGCGCAAGGTCTCGCTGGACCTGGTGGACGCCATGGTCGCGGCCGCCGACGACAAGGTCTCGGACGCCGACCTTGCCGCCATCGAGGAGGCCGCCTGCCCGACCTGCGGCTCCTGCTCGGGCATGTTCACCGCCAATTCCATGAACTGCCTGTCCGAAGCCCTTGGCCTGTCGCTGCCCGGCAACGGCTCGACGCTGGCCACCCATGCCCTGCGCAAGACCCTGTTCCTGGAAGCCGGCCGCCGCATCGTCGAGGTGACGCGCCGCCATTACGAACAGGACGACGCAAGCGTCCTGCCGCGCGCCATCGCCAGCAAGGCGGCGTTCCGGAACGCCATGTCGCTGGACATCGCCATGGGCGGCTCGACCAATACCGTGCTGCACCTCCTGGCCATCGCGCAGGAGGGCGGGGTCGATTTCACCATGGACGACATCGACGCGCTGTCGCGCCGGGTGCCCTGCCTGTGCAAGGTCGCGCCGAACACCGCCAATGTCCATATGGAGGACGTGCATCGCGCCGGCGGCATCATGGCGATCCTTGGGGAACTGGACCGCGCCGGGCTGATCGACCGCGATTGCCCGACCGTGCATGCCCCCACCATCGGCGCCGCCATCGACCAATGGGACATCGCCCGCAGCAACGATCCGCAGGCGCGCGAGCTGTTCCTGGCCGCGCCGGGCGGCGTGCCGACGCAGGTGGCCTTCAGCCAGGCGACGCTCTGGCCCGACCTGGACCTCGACCGCGAAAAGGGCGTGATCCGCTCGGCCAAGGCGCCGTTCTCCAAGGATGGCGGGCTGGCCGTGCTCAAGGGCAATATCGCGCCGGACGGCTGCATCGTGAAGACCGCCGGCGTGGACGAATCGATCCTGGTGTTTTCCGGCAAGGCCAAGGTCTATGAAAGCCAGGACGCCGCCGTCTCGGGCATCCTGACCGGCAAGGTCGAGGCCGGCGACGTGGTGGTCATCCGCTACGAAGGCCCCAAGGGCGGGCCGGGCATGCAGGAAATGCTGTATCCGACCAGCTACCTGAAATCGAAGGGGCTGGGCAAGGCCTGCGCGCTGATCACCGACGGGCGCTTCTCGGGCGGCACCTCGGGCCTTTCCATCGGCCATGTCAGCCCCGAGGCGGCGGCCGGCGGCACCATCGGCCTGGTGCGCGACGGCGACCTGATCGAGATCGACATCCCCAACCGCTCGATCCGCCTGGCGGTGCCCGAGGACGAGCTGGCCGCGCGTCGCGCCGAACAGGACGCCAAGGGCTGGAAGCCCGCGCAGCCGCGCCAGCGCCAGGTCTCGGCCGCGCTCAGGGTCTATGCGCAATTCGCCGCCTCGGCCGACAAGGGCGCGGTGCGCATCCTGCCGGAATAA
- a CDS encoding cryptochrome/photolyase family protein has product MPPSILWLCRDFRFRDNAALAAAAKAGPVLPVFLIDAALRAQGAASRWRLQRALLAFDAELRRRHGAAVLVLEGEPEAILPALAARIGAQTVHRNDWPEPATLAAQQRLGRALAGTPARLVLHPGHLLAHPRALRTGSGGAYRVFTPFARALRAIGPDRPVAETARLAPLADPPQGLAPDRLELAPDLHRGRAVLERHALPAGEAAALARLGAFLDRAADYAAQRDRPDLAATSGLSEHLAMGEIGPRDLWAMASARAQADAAAGAGIAAFLTELIWREFAWHLLVEFPRLAQRPWRPEWADFPWQGDGAALTRWRRAETGIALVDAGLREMRVTGRMHNRVRMVAASWLTKHLLTDWRLGLAHFADSLTDWDPAANAMNWQWVAGCGPDAAPFFRIFNPERQAAQFDPQGRYRRRWLLGWQGAKGEEARAYLDSLPPGWEVARAWQDRATPGGLAQGRARALKAHAAFRRQAPGP; this is encoded by the coding sequence ATGCCGCCCAGCATCCTCTGGCTTTGCCGCGACTTCCGTTTCCGGGACAATGCCGCCCTGGCCGCCGCCGCCAAGGCGGGGCCGGTGCTGCCGGTCTTCCTGATCGACGCCGCCTTGCGGGCGCAGGGCGCGGCCAGCCGCTGGCGGCTCCAGCGTGCCCTGCTGGCCTTCGACGCCGAGCTGCGCCGCCGCCATGGCGCGGCCGTGCTGGTGCTGGAGGGCGAGCCCGAGGCCATCCTGCCCGCCCTCGCTGCCCGCATCGGCGCGCAGACCGTGCATCGCAACGACTGGCCCGAGCCCGCCACCCTCGCCGCGCAGCAGCGGCTGGGCCGGGCCTTGGCCGGCACGCCGGCGCGGCTGGTGCTGCATCCGGGCCACCTGCTTGCCCATCCCCGCGCCCTGCGCACCGGCTCGGGCGGCGCCTATCGCGTCTTCACCCCCTTCGCCCGCGCCCTGCGCGCCATCGGCCCCGACCGGCCCGTTGCCGAGACCGCAAGGCTCGCGCCGCTGGCCGACCCGCCGCAGGGCCTCGCGCCCGACCGGCTGGAGCTGGCGCCGGACCTGCATCGCGGCCGCGCGGTGCTGGAACGCCACGCCCTGCCCGCGGGCGAGGCGGCGGCGCTGGCCCGGCTCGGCGCTTTCCTGGACCGCGCCGCGGATTACGCCGCGCAGCGCGACCGCCCCGACCTTGCCGCCACCTCGGGCCTGTCCGAACATCTGGCCATGGGCGAGATCGGCCCGCGCGACCTCTGGGCCATGGCCTCGGCCCGCGCCCAGGCCGATGCCGCCGCCGGCGCCGGCATCGCCGCCTTCCTGACCGAGCTGATCTGGCGCGAATTCGCCTGGCACCTGCTGGTGGAATTTCCGCGGCTCGCCCAAAGGCCCTGGCGGCCGGAATGGGCGGATTTCCCCTGGCAGGGCGACGGCGCCGCGCTGACCCGCTGGCGCCGGGCCGAAACCGGCATCGCGCTGGTCGATGCCGGGCTGCGCGAGATGCGCGTGACCGGGCGGATGCACAACCGGGTGCGCATGGTGGCGGCCAGCTGGCTGACCAAGCACCTGCTGACCGACTGGCGGCTGGGGCTGGCGCATTTCGCCGACAGCCTGACCGATTGGGATCCGGCCGCGAATGCGATGAACTGGCAATGGGTGGCGGGCTGCGGCCCGGATGCGGCGCCCTTCTTCCGCATCTTCAACCCCGAACGGCAGGCCGCGCAATTCGACCCGCAGGGCCGCTATCGCCGGCGCTGGCTGCTGGGCTGGCAAGGCGCCAAGGGCGAGGAGGCGCGGGCCTATCTCGACAGCCTGCCGCCCGGCTGGGAGGTGGCACGCGCCTGGCAGGACCGCGCCACGCCCGGCGGGCTGGCCCAGGGCCGGGCCCGCGCGCTCAAGGCCCATGCCGCCTTCCGCCGCCAGGCCCCCGGCCCCTGA